A genome region from Arthrobacter sp. V1I9 includes the following:
- a CDS encoding Rv2175c family DNA-binding protein → MSNVENLVGEWLPLPDVAQLLDVSITKVHSLLDEHALAALRVGERNIRSVPAEFIQDGQVVDSLKGTIVVLADAGYSDEDLIVWLFTPDESLRGRPIDALREGRKTEIRRRAQTLAW, encoded by the coding sequence GTGAGTAATGTAGAAAACCTGGTGGGCGAATGGTTGCCCCTGCCCGACGTCGCCCAATTGTTGGATGTTTCCATCACCAAAGTCCATAGTCTGCTTGATGAGCATGCCTTGGCGGCTCTGCGGGTGGGAGAGCGGAACATCCGGTCGGTCCCGGCTGAATTCATTCAGGACGGCCAGGTGGTGGACAGCCTCAAAGGCACCATTGTTGTGCTCGCTGACGCAGGCTACTCTGACGAGGACCTCATTGTCTGGCTTTTCACGCCCGACGAATCACTGCGCGGCCGTCCCATTGACGCCTTGCGGGAGGGCCGCAAAACAGAGATCAGGCGCAGGGCGCAGACCCTGGCGTGGTAG
- a CDS encoding lytic transglycosylase domain-containing protein, with translation MTTSRSPKQPPKPSLPMIAATTAALPAVVLSSLALAQPAVAEPPARAVPATLAAAMKAQAAQATAAVIPASSVSTAIPAAFQPARPSAPAVYTIARGDTISAVAGRFGLSTSQVLKLNNLQAKTIIYPGQKIRLSGSAAAAPAKPAPAARSSAGGGATYTVKPGDTLGAIAAKHKVGLSSVLSWNNLNVRSIIYPGQKIKVGGGSASAPAAPAPALANSSAASPASGSYTVKAGDTLSAIASRHGVRLSDLLSANRMNLRTVIYPGNKLAIPGAGQRAPQPAASVTPLVPSSFLGFRYPAAVVSSANKNKALLNASPVPSREQMRRIVADTARAMGVQPSLALAFAHQESGFDQRAVSPANAIGTMQVIPSSGQWASDLVGRKLNLLDPYDNATAGVAIIRQLLATSKDRDSAIAGYYQGQYSVSKYGMYEDTKSYVAAIKAHQKNFS, from the coding sequence ATGACGACGTCCCGCTCGCCCAAGCAGCCCCCCAAGCCGAGTCTGCCCATGATCGCTGCCACCACGGCAGCGCTGCCAGCGGTCGTATTGTCATCCTTGGCCCTCGCCCAGCCCGCCGTTGCCGAACCGCCCGCCCGCGCTGTGCCGGCCACCCTCGCCGCCGCCATGAAAGCACAGGCGGCACAGGCGACGGCAGCCGTCATTCCGGCGTCGTCCGTCTCCACGGCCATCCCCGCGGCCTTCCAGCCAGCCCGGCCGTCAGCACCGGCAGTGTACACGATTGCCCGGGGGGACACCATCAGTGCCGTTGCCGGCAGGTTCGGGTTGAGCACCAGCCAAGTACTGAAGCTCAACAACCTGCAGGCGAAAACCATCATCTACCCCGGGCAGAAGATCAGGCTTTCGGGTTCCGCCGCCGCGGCGCCCGCGAAGCCTGCTCCCGCAGCCCGTTCCTCCGCTGGTGGCGGCGCCACCTACACCGTGAAGCCGGGCGACACGCTTGGGGCCATTGCCGCAAAGCACAAGGTGGGACTGTCAAGCGTGCTCTCCTGGAACAACCTCAACGTCCGTTCCATCATCTACCCCGGGCAGAAGATCAAAGTCGGGGGCGGTTCCGCTTCCGCCCCGGCTGCCCCCGCCCCGGCCCTGGCAAACTCCTCGGCTGCTTCCCCGGCATCCGGCTCGTACACCGTCAAGGCCGGCGACACACTCTCCGCCATCGCCTCCCGCCACGGGGTCCGGCTTTCGGATCTCCTCTCCGCCAACCGGATGAACCTGCGCACGGTGATCTATCCGGGCAACAAGCTGGCCATTCCCGGTGCCGGCCAGCGGGCACCGCAGCCCGCAGCCTCGGTTACGCCGCTGGTGCCCAGTTCCTTCCTGGGCTTCCGCTACCCGGCAGCAGTGGTGAGCTCGGCGAACAAGAACAAGGCACTCCTGAACGCTTCGCCGGTCCCCTCCCGCGAGCAGATGCGCCGAATCGTGGCGGACACGGCACGGGCAATGGGCGTGCAACCTTCGCTCGCCCTCGCCTTCGCGCACCAGGAGTCCGGCTTCGACCAGCGAGCGGTATCCCCCGCGAATGCCATCGGAACCATGCAGGTCATTCCCAGCTCCGGCCAGTGGGCATCGGATCTGGTGGGCCGCAAGCTGAACCTCCTGGACCCTTACGACAATGCAACGGCCGGCGTGGCGATCATCCGCCAGCTCCTCGCCACCAGCAAGGACAGGGATTCGGCCATCGCCGGTTACTACCAGGGCCAGTACTCCGTGAGCAAGTACGGCATGTACGAGGACACCAAGTCCTACGTCGCGGCCATCAAGGCACACCAGAAGAACTTCAGCTAG